A window from Vigna angularis cultivar LongXiaoDou No.4 chromosome 7, ASM1680809v1, whole genome shotgun sequence encodes these proteins:
- the LOC108338708 gene encoding BTB/POZ domain and ankyrin repeat-containing protein NPR1, translating into MVFGVMDNSNDSSSSLSFVSSHLSHGSSNHNASSSTSNEHVANIEILTLSKLSGGLEKLLIDAEYDYSDAEILVEDMCVGVHRCILASRSPFFHELFKKGTGGSGKEGKPRYLMSELVPYGTVGYESFQVFLHYLYTGKLKASPTEVTTCVDETCIHDACRPAINYALELMYASATFQMKELVLLFQRHLLNFVEKALVEDVIPILLAAFNCQIDQLLSRCIHRVARSDFDIISLEKELPYEVVTEIKSCRLSSQPESAADTMEVEPLSEKSIRRIHKSLDSDDVELLKLLLNESRVTLDDAYALHYACAYSDSKVIQEVLGLGMADILRRNSRGYTVLHVAARRKDPSILVALLNKGACATDTTPDGQTALSICQRLTRRKDYHEKTVQGKESNKDRLCVDLLEREMRRSSMTVSMSVSSQLTADDLHMRLDYLEDRVLFARLLFPAEARVAIENAEADSSSLYANESALKGTNGKLKEVDLNESPSARARKLQLRLHALMKTVENGRRFFPHCSEVLDKFLEDDMPDVFFLEKGSEEEQRMKKARFMELKDDVQKAFHKDMAENNHSAFSSSVSSSSSSTRREGLNHRVRRK; encoded by the exons ATGGTATTTGGGGTCATGGATAACTCAAATGATTCATCATCATCCTTGAGTTTTGTATCATCTCACCTCTCACATGGTTCTAGTAATCACAACGCGTCTTCCTCTACCAGCAATGAGCATGTGgcaaatattgaaattttgacTCTGAGTAAGCTCAGTGGAGGCCTTGAGAAGTTACTGATTGATGCTGAATATGATTATAGTGATGCTGAGATTCTCGTTGAAGACATGTGTGTGGGTGTTCATCGCTGTATATTGGCCTCGCGTAGTCCTTTTTTTCATGAGCTTTTTAAAAAAGGAACGGGTGGATCAGGGAAGGAAGGAAAACCAAGGTATCTCATGTCAGAATTGGTGCCTTATGGCACAGTTGGATATGAATCTTTCCAAGTTTTCTTGCACTATTTGTACACTGGAAAGCTAAAAGCTTCGCCAACAGAAGTGACAACATGTGTTGATGAAACATGTATCCATGATGCATGTCGCCCTGCTATCAATTATGCATTGGAGCTGATGTATGCTTCTGCCACTTTTCAGATGAAAGAGCTAGTTTTACTTTTTCAG CGGCATCTGCTAAACTTTGTTGAGAAGGCTCTTGTGGAAGATGTGATTCCTATTCTTTTGGCTGCTTTCAACTGCCAAATAGACCAGCTTCTCTCTCGGTGCATTCACAGAGTTGCAAGGTCTGACTTTGACATCATATCTTTGGAAAAAGAGCTCCCTTATGAAGTTGTGACTGAAATCAAATCGTGCCGTCTCTCATCTCAGCCAGAATCGGCAGCTGATACAATGGAAGTGGAGCCTTTGAGTGAAAAGAGTATCAGGAGAATCCATAAATCATTGGACTCTGATGATGTTGAGCTACTGAAGCTTCTTCTAAATGAGTCTAGGGTCACTCTAGATGATGCATATGCGCTGCACTATGCCTGTGCCTACAGTGATTCTAAGGTTATTCAAGAAGTTCTTGGTCTAGGTATGGCTGATATTCTTCGGAGAAATTCCCGAGGATACACGGTTCTTCATGTGGCTGCAAGGCGAAAGGATCCATCCATTTTGGTGGCACTGCTGAATAAAGGGGCATGTGCAACAGATACCACTCCAGATGGTCAAACTGCTCTTTCAATTTGTCAGAGGTTGACAAGACGCAAGGATTATCATGAGAAAACAGTGCAGGGTAAGGAATCTAACAAGGATAGACTCTGTGTTGATCTCCTTGAGAGGGAGATGAGAAGAAGTTCTATGACTGTGAGTATGTCTGTATCATCACAGTTAACAGCTGATGATTTGCACATGAGACTGGATTACCTTGAAGATAGAG TGTTATTTGCTCGGTTGTTGTTTCCTGCTGAGGCTAGGGTAGCCATTGAGAATGCTGAGGCAGATTCTTCATCACTGTACGCAAACGAATCAGCATTGAAGGGCACAAATGGAAAGCTAAAAGAAGTTGATCTAAATGAATCTCCCTCTGCTCGAGCCAGAAAACTTCAGTTAAGACTGCATGCCCTTATGAAAACAG TTGAGAATGGTAGGCGCTTCTTTCCCCATTGTTCAGAAGTGCTTGATAAGTTTCTGGAAGATGATATGCCAGATGTGTTCTTCCTAGAGAAAGGCAGTGAAGAAGAGCAGAGAATGAAGAAAGCACGATTCATGGAACTTAAAGATGATGTTCAGAAAGCATTTCACAAAGATATGGCTGAAAATAACCATTCAGCATTTTCATCTTCAGTgtcctcttcatcatcttctactCGGAGGGAAGGTCTTAACCACAGAGTGAGGAGAAAATGA